From one Solanum stenotomum isolate F172 chromosome 12, ASM1918654v1, whole genome shotgun sequence genomic stretch:
- the LOC125846317 gene encoding rust resistance kinase Lr10-like has translation MGTKFVIGLPFVIVFLVIKFKRRHLSMYDAIEGFLQTQNNFMPIRYNYSHIKRMTRAFKEKLGEGGYSSVYKGKLQSGRDVAVKILNKPKAGCQDFMNEVATIGRIHHVNVVGLVGYCVEGTIRALVYDFMPNGSLNKYISTSQQGSPLLSWQRKYDIILGVARGIGYLHRGCDVQILHFDIKPHNILLDENFIPKISDFGLAKLYTTNNSIVNLTAARGTIGYVAPELISRSIGAISYKADVYSFGMLLMEMLDLNRHEVANEENSSQYFPYYIYDKFNKGKVIVVDEEANDDEKKMARKLTLVALWCIQTNPLQRPSMSRVLEMLEGEVEVLEVPPQPLQSQPIVHQMMGSSMTFSSDSITLLENSADNPVELDICFD, from the coding sequence GAACAAAATTTGTGATCGGCCTTCCGTTTGTAATTGTATTTCTGGTGATCAAATTCAAAAGGAGGCATTTGTCCATGTATGATGCGATTGAAGGCTTTTTGCAAACACAAAACAATTTCATGCCAATCAGATATAACTACTCCCACATAAAGAGAATGACCAGAGCATTCAAAGAGAAATTAGGTGAGGGAGGTTACAGCAGTGTATACAAAGGAAAGCTTCAAAGTGGAAGAGATGTAGCAGTGAAGATATTGAACAAGCCTAAAGCTGGTTGTCAAGACTTCATGAATGAAGTGGCTACCATTGGAAGGATCCATCATGTCAATGTGGTCGGGCTCGTGGGGTATTGTGTTGAGGGAACAATACGTGCTCTTGTATACGACTTCATGCCCAACGGATCACTCAACAAGTACATCAGCACCAGTCAACAAGGAAGTCCTCTGTTAAGTTGGCAGAGGAAGTATGACATTATTCTTGGAGTGGCTCGAGGAATTGGGTATTTGCATCGAGGCTGTGATGTACAAATTTTGCATTTTGACATCAAGCCACACAATATTCTTTTGGATGAGAATTTCATTCCAAAGATTTCTGACTTTGGGCTTGCAAAATTATATACAACAAATAATAGCATTGTGAACCTCACAGCTGCTCGTGGAACGATTGGATATGTAGCTCCAGAGTTGATCAGCAGAAGCATTGGGGCAATCTCTTACAAAGCTGATGTTTACAGCTTTGGAATGCTGCTAATGGAAATGCTGGACTTGAATAGACATGAAGTTGCAAATGAAGAGAATTCCAGCCAAtattttccttattatatttacgaTAAGTTCAACAAGGGGAAGGTGATTGTTGTGGATGAAGAAGCAAATGACGATGAAAAGAAGATGGCTAGAAAGCTGACTTTAGTTGCGCTATGGTGCATACAAACAAATCCGTTACAACGCCCTTCGATGAGTAGAGTATTAGAAATGCTTGAAGGTGAAGTTGAAGTGCTAGAAGTACCTCCTCAGCCTCTTCAATCTCAACCGATTGTTCATCAGATGATGGGAAGTTCCATGACATTTTCGTCTGATTCAATCACTTTGTTAGAAAATTCCGCGGATAATCCCGTTGAATTAGACATATGTTTTGATTGA